The genomic DNA CGCAGCAGAAAGGAAGAGTTGTATCTATGCGCTCTTTAAGGTAACTTTGTGCTCGCATGTGTGTAGACAGGCAGGAAAAGGGCTGTTTTTAGCTCAAAGATGATGGTGACAGAACACCTTATAAGACATttcaggcagccattttgagactCGCTGATCTACGTGAATGCGTGCTGTTTTGCTGGGAGTACTCAATAATAATCGTCTACGTTGATCTCAATGTTGTAGTCCTGCGTGGGTGCTGTTTCAGGGAGAAAGGTGTCGCCATTGGGGGCCAGGGGGTCCTCCACGGGGAACCAAGCATCGTACCAGGAGGTGGTGGTCTCAGGCAGGAGTTCGCCCATGGTGGTGGTCGGGAGGGgcgtggtggtgggggtggtggtggggatgGTGGTCGTCGGTGGGGTGGTGGTGAGGTTGGCCCTCAGCCTCTGCTGCCGAAGACGCATGATCCTCAGGCGGCGAAGCCGGGCCTGACGGGGAGTGAGGCTGATGCCTGTCCTCACCCCGACGCCATTAGCATTGCCGGTGCCAGTGCCGGCGCCGGCGCCGGCGCCCCGGTTCTGGGGGATCAGTCGGATCGGCCTCTTCCCGTTGAGAGCCATGATCTGCCGGATGCGGTCCCAGTTGGACTTGGTGAGGCTGAAGCTGCAGGACGTGGCCCCCGCCTCGTAGCCCACCATGCAGAGCCGGGCCTGGGGCGTGTAGCCCTCCGCCCGCACCGTCACCCGGTACTCCCCAGGGTTCAGCAGGCGCCAGTAATCGCCCGTGGCAGCTGTGGAGCACAGAGGCAGTTCACCGTGAGCAAGCCGCCTTATGTCAGTCACCCCTCAGTCACAGCAGTGCGTCCCATTACCAGCATTGGTTATGCACCAGGCATAGGCCACAAGTTCATCAtcaatttgtaaatttgtcagaTTTACTATATGATATGATTGCTGGATGGCTCCATTCCATGCCctggtgcatggatgagcctcaCAGCTGTGAATCAATTCCAGactgccagtgctgactgtagCCAGTAGCTTCATAGGGAGACACACAGTTTGCATCGCCCAGGGTTTGCGAGCATTCATTCGGTTATGCATTTACATGCACCTATATCTAAACGGTCTTATTCCAGGTCCACTCGAATATGTGAGCTTCACTGTGGCTTGCTGAGTGAAAAGAAACAGTTGGCAACACCACGTGTTTTGAAGGAGAAATTCTCCCAAATCGGCACAAGGGTTTATACATGAATACAGCTACCGTTGCAGATGATTGGCCATTCCAATTTGGGGCATAgcatccccggtgtagccgcaataagattcacacagccgttgggcccttgagcaaggcccttaaccctgcattgctccaggggaggattgtctcctgcttagtctaatcaactgtacgtcgctctggataagagtgtctgccaaatgccattaatgtaatggctgTCAGATGTGAAAACTGTCTGGTAGCTGGTGCTGATATAGAGGCAACACCAGGGAGCGCTCACCAGTTTTGACGTCGTGCTTGATTCCTTCCACAGCTACGGTGGCATTGGCGATGGGGTTCCCATCGATGTCCCTCACCACACCTTTGATCCCACGATGCACCTGGCAGGGGAAGTGAGATATCCTCATGATGAGCcatgagcacacacaacacctcatTCACACTGCCTGGTGCCTGCATGCACATTTCCTTATGTTTATACGAGTATGGAGATGATATGAGTACTGCGTCCGTGGTCTTTTCCTTCAGATATTACATCTATTCAGCACAATAGGATGTAAACAGAGTGCCTGGATTTTAAAGGATCTTTGAACAAAGTGAATAATACAAGAGTGGCTCATTTTCTTTCCATGGTGgaaatacactcacagagcactttattaggtatttattctatatacttcttttttagacttctactgctgtagcctatccaattagagttatgctgcgttgtgtgttcagagattctcttctgcataccactgttgtaatgcgtggttatttgcattactgtcaccttcctgtcagctttgatcagtctggccattctcccctgatgtctcaaggcatttctgtctgcagaactactgctcactggatttttttgcacaattcttttcaaactctagaggctagtCTGCGTGAAAATCCTAGAAGATCAACagatctgagatactcaaatcacctgccaccaacaagcattccacagtcagtcacttagatcccattttttccccattctgatggttgttgtgaacattaactgaagctcctgacccatatctacatgattgtatgcattgcactgctgccactcaattggctgattagataatcgcacgaataagtaggtgtaataaagtcaaaatgttaaataaagtgctcagagagtGTACATCACAGTTGAGCGAATATTAAAAGGGGCGGGTGGGTGAGAGAGTGCTGATGTCCGCCCACCTGCTCGATGAAGCCCAGCAGGGCCTCGCGGTTGTTCTCCCACTCCAGCGCCAGCTCGCTCTCGTGTGGGAACTTGTCACAGCCCACGAAGATGGACAGCTCAAAGCAGTTGGTGTGCAGGTAACTGAAGTCATTCATGCCTGCGGGTTAACGATACCAAAAAAGTTTAGCTTTTCTGAGTCTGCAGTTTATGGAACAGCTTGTCAAGTCGTGCACTAGAGCAGGGTTAGGTACCGATGTGGGAACAGGTTTTTATTTGAGCCCAGCACAAccaatgaactaatcgtggtcttcaaGTAAAACCAGGGGTCTTGGTgctggctaaaacaaaaacctgcacccacctGCCCATTTTAGAAAAGTTTGGACCTTGCACTGGAGGATGAGACTGGGGGTGATCAAACCCAGGACGGAATCAACCAAGGGTGGACAACTCTAGTCCTTTAGGCCTAATGTGTGTTCGCagatttttgtttccaccaatttcCCAGGCTCAGTTCGCTAACTAGCTGTATACACCAATGCTGGTTTAATGTGCACAAGAACAATCCAGCAGCCATTCATGAGCTAATCAACCAATTTAGCTAAAATGGCAGAATGTAGACATCTGCATAAAATCCAGAAAAAGGCCCTCCTTGCCCACCCTTGTTCTAGCCTGTAGGTAAATGATGAGCCAATGGTCTGGTCAATGGTATTGTCACACGTGCATTAGAAGGATGAGCTGCCCAGTTGAGTCCATTAACAGGGTTAGCAACCAAAATCTTTCCAGGGAATTAGCAGGACTAGCCAGGGTTGGAAACCCAAacccatttacattacattacattaatgtaatttagcagatgctcttatccagagcaatttacagttttattagacacggcaggagacaatcctcccctggagcaatgcagggttaagggccttgctcaagggcccgacggctgtgcgggcCTTATCCTGGCTataccagggatcgaaccaccgaccttgcatgtcccagtcatgcaccttaaccactacgctacagaccgcccacCCTCCCAGAACCTCGATGCCACCCTGTGTGAACTCACTGCCCACGACGGGCTTCCAGCCGGCGCGGTTGATGACGCCCTGGCCGCCGGTGAGGTCGTCGGTGTGGCAGCCGCCGCGGTAGGTCTCGGTCATGGTGAGGTGGCTGAAGGCGTAGGACATGCCCAGCCAGCGGAACATGGCGTCGTCGGGCGTCTCGCGCAGCTCGCCCTGGTTGTGCCACTGCAGGCGCGCCCACGTCTCCTCGTTCAGCTCCTCGTCGTCCTCGCCCAGCCGGCCCCTGCGCCGACCCCCCCGCGCCTCCGGAGCCACCCTGGCCGGCCGCTGCATGTCGAAGGGGTACGCCACCACCTTCTCCCCCCCCTGCAGGTTGGCCCCCAGCACGAAGGGGTTCCTCTCCATCCAGGAGATGATGGCTCTGGTCTCCACGGCAACCTGTGACGCATACACAGAGAGGCGCACAAGCGCACGCACCCAAAACTAAGTCCCGTGTCTAAGCATATTACATGCATTCATACCATATTTTTAAATGCTCTGCTATTTGGtaattataaatatacatataaatgttaatatataattatataaattactattatttttaaaaccaaaGTAAATTTCAGCTTGCTCATTTCTCTGAAAACAGAGTACGCaacaaatgtttatttctctctccaTGAAAGATATTCCACAGCAGCTAACCGGAAAATGGTTTGAAATAGATCTGTGAATAATTGTTTGGGCCGAATCATCGTAAAAATTGGCCAGAAAATGTAACGTGAAGACAGGCTGAGCCACGAGGTCTGCGAGTGTGGTTTACTGGACTGGTCAAAAGAAAAGTCTCTTTCATAGTGACACACCCATCATTATACAATTTCCAGCCATTTTGGGCAGCTTTAAGTAAGCATTTCCCTCTAACACTGTCACTATCTGCTGACAACACTCCATACCTGACCACTGGAACTTTGCACAGAAAGCCAAAATGTCTTCATATTTTCCCCCGGTGTGGGCTGACTCACCGAGCTGTTTGGCGACAGGAAGTTCTCTGGGATGGGAATGTGGTGATTGGGCACAATGCGTGGGACCCAGCCTCGGTCCTCTGCCCCCCACAGGATGCTGTTGAGATCAGGAAAGTTCTCGAATATGTCGTATCCTTCTTCTGTCCAGTGGCCTAAGGCCCAGTTCCCCATTTCAGAACCCTAGTGAACAAAAAAGGTTTGAggttaacacaaacacacacacacacacatacacacacacacacaaatactcataGATACATATGGAGGCTCATACACAAAAATGTACACTCACAGCAGTACACATATGCATGCTACAATACAAAACGCAAATAATGCACAATCATATggatatacacatgcacacaaatatttCCAAgcatgcactcatgcacacacacacatgcacacccatgcacaaccacacatacacgaacaagcacaaacacacatgcacacccccacacgtgcactcacacacacgcacacacacacacacacatacaaatgagcacaaacacacacacacacacacacaaacgaacacaaaacacacacacacacacacagtgattttGGATAGACAGACAGGAGAGGCTCCCTGACCATCTCGTAGGCCAGCTCGTAGGCGTCGGGGTTGAGCGAGGGCACCAGGTGTATGCGCACTCCGTTCACTAGGCGGCGCACTCTGGGGTTGTCGTCGTTGTACTCCTTACACAGGAACTGCATGAGCATCAGCACCAGCTCCCGCCCCAAGGCTTCGTTTCCGTGGAGACCGGCCGTGTAGCGGAACTCCGGCTCgcctggcgggggggggagaaacaTCACTCAGTTTATTCAATGactattattgttatcatttcatttcatttttgtatcatgctttggcaatacagtactgtgcagaagtcttaggtacctgtataacattctgtacagataagattctttcaaaaaataattaaataaaaggtcctaaataaacgtactatacaatttacattacatttgagtaatttggaagaatatttaaaaactgaatcaaatcaatattttttgtgaccaccaccattaaaactgcatcacttctctgagatagccaacgctgccctgcagttctataagacaatcagcaggagcatgttggagaacttcttctgcagactttggttgggtccttgcttctgatctcagacagccttgatcaagtttttatgtaaaaagtagtcaattgcttacagtaatatgttaatttttttaattaaataataaaatgtaaaattaaatcttttggaaatctcaaatatgttattttatactaacacacacaaaacataaatatatatatatatatatatatatatataaacatatatattataaagtctagggtgcctaagacttctgcacagtactgtatgtatgtatgtatgtaagtcatgccaataaagcttatttgaattAGAACATCACTCAGAAACCATCTCAGATTAACTGAAATAGGAGTGAAGGTTGAACACGAGTGAATAGGCTAATGACACACAGCCACCTGTCTCGTGCTCTCCTGGGTTGTCAGAGATTTCCATGGCGTAGATCTTCAGGCCCTGGAAGCTCTTGCCGATGTTGTAAATTCTGGTGATGTTGGGACACTCCTCATTGACCACTTTCATCAGCTGGGGTGTTCAGACATtgggggtgagggttagggtagTCCCGTCTGTGACTGAATTTCAGCAACCCTGACCCCTTCAATCACCACAGAGCCCCATACCCTGATGTGCATTCGAAAAATGAACTGTATTCtttaatttcacaatttcttCATCCTCAAATATGCATACAAATTCACACTAACTATGACTTAATTAGATTGAATTTGAACATTAGAATGATAGGGAAGGGGCTGAGGTCAAAAACAAAAGCTGACGTTTCAGTGCTGGGCAAGGACAAAAGCCAGGCCGTCTCAGACGAAATCAGACACTCGTAGCAGATACTGTTACTCTGAGAAACATAGCTGGTAGCTTATGATTTTCTTTCAAATGCAATCTATTTAGAGATGTGTTACTGAAGCAAATCtagttaagtgccttgctcaagtgtGCAACAGCAATGCCCCTCAAGAGAGCCTGCAATCCCTGAGTTACGAACTCagatcccacaatgcatcatgCTACACATTCCCTACACTCTTGGCTCTGTCTCACTCACGTGTCTCATCTCCTTGTAGTTGTGGTGTCTGAAGTCTAAATCATCAATGGGTGTGACCTCGTTCTCACTCTGAAAGTGGCCTGCAGGGATAGGAGCACAGGGTGGGTGGGTAATTTTAGGGTCAAATATAAGATCTCAAATTCTAGTCATCCATGCAAAACTATTAAATCTATGTAAATATACACGCACAATTCATTGTATTATTGTCCATGTCTTGTCATGACATTATATAAGTAGTACATTAAATACCCTGACTgcttttgtgaaaatgaaagggAATGATAATTGTGAGGTAAAGTTCAGGCCAAGTTAATACAATGCTGATTGAGTACAGGCCACTGGATATGGATATTCATTCTCTTATGAATTAAAAGCTATAGCAGGTGTGTGTCCAGATtgttggtgggtgtgtgtcaggtat from Conger conger chromosome 12, fConCon1.1, whole genome shotgun sequence includes the following:
- the aebp1a gene encoding adipocyte enhancer-binding protein 1, whose protein sequence is MKSSLAVLCAAPLLLLLWCALACADDKGSKTALAGPGATGARVRQGRGPAPRRREEEPQEGRKEEGLMDDPSVEGATAKPKPKVKKSPEEVLAAKAKKAAEREAKAKKQKAPKPTKKPKPPKPTKKPKPPKPTKKPKAPKTTKAPKKVTEKPKVDQVTKQKEEPPTRQTSLEEEEERLLIELGWGGLIPTVAQKEPEKKPMYPEKPFYPEPVEPTEPGKKLKPDEHDYWEEKLPEPFPDYKEAFPTKNWRPPGPVGTTAPPYIGPWYEEYDYGDIAEKKLEEEREKARKEKEERAEKQRKMWEEEEAKAREKQTPVYTEPKKCPPLGMESHRVENDQLLASSMSHHGLGPQRGRLNLQGSDDDDDIYGGGWCADTEEKDHWIEVDARREVQYTGVITQGRDSQMHDDFVTSYFVAFSNDSRDWTVLHDGYAEWLFFGNVDKDTPVMSQFAEPMVARYMRILPQSWNGSLCMRLEFMACQLPSHFQSENEVTPIDDLDFRHHNYKEMRHLMKVVNEECPNITRIYNIGKSFQGLKIYAMEISDNPGEHETGEPEFRYTAGLHGNEALGRELVLMLMQFLCKEYNDDNPRVRRLVNGVRIHLVPSLNPDAYELAYEMGSEMGNWALGHWTEEGYDIFENFPDLNSILWGAEDRGWVPRIVPNHHIPIPENFLSPNSSVAVETRAIISWMERNPFVLGANLQGGEKVVAYPFDMQRPARVAPEARGGRRRGRLGEDDEELNEETWARLQWHNQGELRETPDDAMFRWLGMSYAFSHLTMTETYRGGCHTDDLTGGQGVINRAGWKPVVGSMNDFSYLHTNCFELSIFVGCDKFPHESELALEWENNREALLGFIEQVHRGIKGVVRDIDGNPIANATVAVEGIKHDVKTAATGDYWRLLNPGEYRVTVRAEGYTPQARLCMVGYEAGATSCSFSLTKSNWDRIRQIMALNGKRPIRLIPQNRGAGAGAGTGTGNANGVGVRTGISLTPRQARLRRLRIMRLRQQRLRANLTTTPPTTTIPTTTPTTTPLPTTTMGELLPETTTSWYDAWFPVEDPLAPNGDTFLPETAPTQDYNIEINVDDYY